From the genome of Arvicola amphibius chromosome 9, mArvAmp1.2, whole genome shotgun sequence, one region includes:
- the Pvalb gene encoding parvalbumin alpha: MSMTDLLSAEDIKKAIGAFAAADSFDHKRFFQMVGLKKKSPDDVKKVFHILDKDKSGFIEEDELGFILKGFSSDARDLSAKETKTLLAAGDKDGDGKIGVEEFSSLVAES; the protein is encoded by the exons ATGTCGATGACAGACTTGCTCAGCGCTGAGGACATCAAGAAGGCGATAGGAGCCTTTGCTG CTGCAGACTCCTTCGACCACAAAAGGTTCTTCCAGATGGTGGGTCTGAAGAAAAAGAGCCCGGATGATGTGAAGAAGGTGTTCCACATCCTGGACAAAGACAAGAGTGGCTTCATCGAAGAGGATGAGCTGGG GTTCATTCTGAAGGGCTTCTCCTCAGATGCCAGAGACCTGTCTGCTAAAGAAACAAAGACGCTGCTGGCCGCTGGGGACAAGGATGGGGACGGCAAGATTGGGGTTGAAG